The following coding sequences are from one Macaca nemestrina isolate mMacNem1 chromosome 1, mMacNem.hap1, whole genome shotgun sequence window:
- the LOC105494888 gene encoding LOW QUALITY PROTEIN: artemin (The sequence of the model RefSeq protein was modified relative to this genomic sequence to represent the inferred CDS: inserted 1 base in 1 codon): MELGLGGLSALSHCPWPRRQTPLGLXAQPALWPTLAALALLSSVAEASLGPAPPSPAPREGPAPVLAPPAGHLPGGRTARWCSGRARRPPSQPSRPAPPPPAPPSAPPRGGRAARAGGPGSRPRAAGARGCRLRSQLVPVRALGLGHRSDELVRFRFCSGSCRRARSPHDLSLASLLGAGALRPPPGSRPISQPCCRPTRYEAVSFMDVNSTWRTVDRLSATACGCLG, translated from the exons ATGGAACTTGGACTTGGAGGCCTCTCCGCACTGTCCCACTGCCCCTGGCCTAGGCGGCAG ACTCCACTTGGTC CCGCGCAGCCTGCCCTGTGGCCCACCCTGGCCGCTCTGGCTCTGCTGAGCAGCGTCGCAGAGGCCTCCCTGGGACCCGCgccccccagccctgccccccgCGAAGGCCCCGCGCCTGTCTTGGCGCCCCCCGCCGGCCACCTGCCGG GGGGACGCACGGCCCGCTGGTGCAGTGGAAGAGCCCGGCGGCCGCCGTCGCAGCCTTCTCgtcccgcgccgccgccgcccgcgcccCCATCCGCTCCTCCCCGCGGGGGCCGCGCAGCGCGGGCTGGGGGCCCGGGCAGCCGCCCTCGGGCCGCGGGGGCGCGGGGCTGCCGCCTGCGCTCGCAGCTGGTGCCAGTGCGCGCGCTCGGCCTGGGCCACCGTTCCGACGAGCTGGTGCGTTTCCGCTTCTGCAGCGGCTCCTGCCGCCGCGCGCGATCTCCGCACGACCTCAGCCTGGCCAGCCTACTGGGCGCTGGGGCCCTCCGACCGCCCCCGGGCTCCCGGCCCATCAGCCAGCCCTGCTGCCGACCCACGCGCTACGAAGCAGTCTCCTTCATGGACGTCAATAGCACCTGGAGAACCGTGGACCGTCTCTCGGCCACCGCCTGCGGCTGCCTGGGCTGA